The genomic DNA GTATGGCATAGTTCAATCAATTTCTTCATTTGAGCCAATCTTTTCTGTAATAGGGTACAAACAAAAGGCGAAAGACATTGTGCAGGGTGCCTTGTTTCCAGAAGCTGGATTGAATCCGGGAGTCGGCCATGCAGGAGGGGTTGGTGGGCTAGTGGTTGTTCGCGACATCAACCTGTTTTCCTACTGTGAGTCTTGCTTGCTTCCATTTAGCATCAAGTGCCATGTTGGCTATGTGCCATCCGGAGGGCGTGTCGTCGGCCTGAGTAAGCTGTCGCGAGTTGCAGATGTATTTGCAAGGAGGTTTCAGGATCCTAAAAGACTAGCAAGTGAAGTTTGTGCAGCATTGCAATACAGCATTAACCCGGCCGGTGTTGCTGTCTCTCTTCAATGTTGGCACATGAAATTTAGCCATTTGTGTGACAGCAATTTTACTCATTCGACCATATCAGATATGCAAAGTTGGGGAACAGTTTTAGCTTCTTCCAGGTCTGGAGTTTTTAAGGAAGGGAAGAACTCTTTGTGGGATGATTTCACTTCTCTTCTGAAAGTAAGTGGTGCAATCATCGAAGGAGGAGATACAAACCATTCTCATGTTTCTTCCTGGTGCCCCTCAAGGTCTCTTGAAGTACCCATGTCCAATGGAGACTGTGCGAGAAACTTCAAAAATGAAAAGACTTCTTCCACTACAGCAGTTTCACAGGCTTCTATGGTGGCTGCGGTTGCTTCAATTCTACACTCCCTTGGTGAAGATACTTCGAGGAAAGAACTCTTGGGCACTCCGTACCGTTATGTCCAATGGCTTCTGAATTTTAAGAGCTATAACTGGGGCTTAGATTTGAACAGCCTTGATATCTGTAAAGTGAGCTCTTGTGTTCTGAAAGATGGAAATGTTGACAGCAAGAATGAGATGAAGACAGAGCTAAGCATTCCTTTCTTCTCGCTGTGTGAGCACCATCTCTTACCATTTCATGGTGTTGTACACATAGGATACTTGACCAAACAAGAAGGTATTTATATCGAAAGGTCAGCTTTGCAGCAAATGGTTCATTTCTTTGCTTGCAAACTCCAAGTTCAAGAGAGATTAACCAGACAAATAGCAGAAGCAGTTTATTCTAACCTCAATGATGGTGTAATGGTTGTTGTCGAAGCCCACCATAACTGCATGATATCAAGGGGGATTGAGAAAGTAGGGAGCAACACGGCTACTATAGCAGCTTTGGGCCAGTTTTCTAGTGATCCAAACACCAAGGCTTTCTTTTTGCAGGCAATTGCCAGTAATGCTACTTCTGGGGTTTGATCTGGATGGGTCGAGCTATATTTACAATGCAACTAACCTGTTCATGCCGAAGGTAAAGCATTGCACTAATATTTCCTTGTTGCTGATTCCGAAAGCCAGCAAGTCTCATTGTTTGCAAGAAGTTTACACAACAAATAAGAAAGCCATGCCCGAAAATTTTAGGATTTGCATCATCCTGCGAAAAACTTGaaggaacataaataaatttgattCTCCTCTAGTAACGTTGCATCTATGCAACATCTTTGTTTGTAGAAGGGAGTACCATCACGGACATCCAACGATTTTGTTGGTTAGTACTAGTTTATGTTGTTGTTGACGATTATGGCCTTAGTCTTTCACTGTCATGGTATCTTCACGGTTTATCAAACCGATCCTTTGTAACGTTCTTGTACCCTTTTTCTGTATCGAGAGAGATAATTGCTAATTGCTGTTGATGGGTTCCTGTGTCATTTCCAACAAAATTATGATTCTGTTACTACTTATTTTATGCTTTTGAGTGTCTTCTCCGATTTCATCATACAATTGCTTTAAAAATGTTTTGAGAAGGCTGCAACATGAAAAGATTGCATGTGTCCAATGCATAAACATGTTACATTAAATTCACCGATATTCAGAATCTTCGTGCAGGTTCAGCAATTCGTCTTTGCACAAGGTCATACGAGGTTACCAAAAATCTCCACAAGAACACTTTCCGCATTCGAAATGGTGAAACCTATTTGCATCTCGCACAACTATCGACCTCCCAGTTATGGCACTGATCAACTTTAGAACGGTATGACAGTCTGTGCAAACGCGAAGGTTCTTCACGATCCGGATTGTGGTTCCTGGGATCGACTTGAGAAGCCCAAAGGCAACAGCCAATCTCTCACTATGCAAGAACAGTTGTTGCTCTTTCTCGCACTCTTCCAAGTCGTGCATAACCGACCTTGCGTCCGGCACATATCCTCTCCTTCTCATCTCGATGGCCAGTTCATCGAGCAATTGAACGATCTCGACTCTCATATCATGCGGAATTTCTCCGGCCGTAAACAGACAGCTCTCTTTGCCCAAGTCAATCCAACTGTAACCTGGCTGTTTCTTGATCTCCATATCATCCATCAACTTCCTCACTCTGACCACAGACTCCCATACTCCGGCAACAGCAAATGCATTGGACAGCAAGATGTAGGTCGAAGGGTCCTTCGGATCCATACTCAGCAACCGATCGGCCACCCTTATGCTCCTCGGTGTATCGCCATGCTTCATACAAGCACTCAGCAGGGCTGCCCAGATAGCTTCGTCAGGCACATACGGCATCGACTCAATGACATGTTCTGCTTCAGCTAGATGCCCCGACCGACTGAGAAGATCCAACAAGCACGTATAGTGTTGCAACGAAGGCCTAATGCCGTGCTCCTCAACCATCAAATCGAACAATTCCCGCCCCTTTTGAACAAGCCCGGCGTGGCTGCAAGCATAGATCAATCCAACAAAAGTCACACCATTGGGCTGCACTCCTGCAAGAATCATATGATCATACAATTGCAATGCGTCCTCAGCTCGGCCGTGCTGTGCCTCCCCCACAACCATGGTCGTCCAAGAAACGACATCTCGCACGGCGAGGCTTAGGAAGACAGATCTCGCGGAGTCGATATCGCTGCACTTTGCATACATGTCCACAAGAGCATTCCCGACTATGAAGCTTGATTCATACCCAAGTGCCCACATGAGCCCATGGAGCTGCCTGCCCAATTGTAGCGTCGCTAAATCGGCGGCAGCGCCAATGACGGCTGAGAGAACAAAGGCATTGTCGATCTCCACTTCTTGCCTCCGCATTTCTACAAACTTCTTGGCCGCATGGAAGCTTTCCCCGCTCTGAAGGAAGCCAGAGATCAAAGCTGTCCAGGCGAAGATGTTTCTGTGCGGCATTTGGTCGAACAGCTCCAGAGCTCGGGCCTTTCGGCCATTGGAAGCGTATCCGGAAACCATAGCAGTCCAGCAGACGAGATTCTTCTCGGGAATTGTGTCGAACACCTTCCGAGCGTCAACGACGGCGCCGCACTTGGAGTACATGTCTACGAGAGAAGACTTGACGACGTTGTCGTCGTGGAACAGAGACGAGAGGAAGTGGGCGTGGACTTGCTTGCCGAGACGAAGGGAGCCGGCACGGGAGCAGGCCTTCGCGAGGGTGGCGAAGATGAATCCGTCGGGAGGAACGGCGTCCGCGGAAACCATGCGGCGGAAGTGGAGAAGCGCATCGGAAGGGCGATCAGAGTTGGAGAGGGCGGAGAGGAAGGAGGAATAGAAGACGGCGTCCCTGTGGGGGGATTCGTCGAACAGCCGGTGGGCGTCCGACAGGAGGCCGGATTTGGCGTAGGCATCGAGGAGAGCGGTTGGGTACGGGGGCCAGCGGCTCACGCCGGACTTGATGAGGTGAGCGTGGAGATGGCGGCAGGCGGCGGGATCACGGCGGCGGACGGAGGATCGGAGGAGCGAGATGGCGGCGGGCCGAGATGACGTGAGGAGAGGTGGCATTCATTACTCGAATGAACCGGTCGGGCTGCCGCTGGTCGCAGTGCGAGGAGGAAGAAAATTCATTTGGCCCCTGAAgtttatcacaaatttttcttctCCCTTCATACACTTTTTAGAAGGGCAAATATAAAAAAGTACCATTcgtattaaattattttaaaactattataATAACTATGTATTGTCTTTTTATCAAcctaaaaaaattgattaaaaaaaattactactATGTGAAAGTCACGGTTCAACTCACTGAAATTATCTTTTGCAATGCAAATAAAGCATCTCTAATGTAAATTTTTTAAGAAGTTAttgtaaaatgaaaataaataaataaaagtactCGAATCATTATGGAAGTAAGGTTTGAGGTTTTTATTCTAAGATGAGTGGTGAAATTTATGTGTAATCTAAAAAGGGTtataagagattttttttataggaaagaatagtaattttttatatttttaatatgacaTTGATATAACATATTAGAAAAAAAGAgtttatttagaattttaataATCAAAGATGTCTTACGATTGTATGGAATAAATTCAATATGATTGGATCCAATTCCAGATCAATTAGAGCTTCATGTACTATACCCTATTATATTATAATAGAGTATTTGATATCTCATTGGTGGTAAAAGATAAATACGTTTGTCCCCAGCGCCCTCATCAATTCATCCCTGGATCAACATAGAAGGGATAAATCATGGACGACtattaacctttggaatagtgattgaTAATCTATAAATGATAACTGATATTATAGAATATGATAGTGtattattttgttttttcttaataaaaaatgtccttaaataataaaaaataatgatattttttgtcattttaaaaatattaatccattctattattttttaaaataaatctcttttaCAATGCTACTTAATGAGGGGCGGGTGGGAGGAGTGTTAATAATGCTATAAAATTAAATGAATCTTCCTCGGAtgttataacttaattaaatatttgcataaaaattaagaaagtaaaattaattaaaagagaCATGAAAGGTTTTATTTGATTACAATCggagagattgttaatccaaagaagttgAAAAACgaactaaattctccttcaggtggagaaacctaTTTACATCAATTAAAGGATTCAACAAACAAACTACTAGACAGAAAAAGTCATTTACGAGTGTTCTGTTTTAGCTTCTGAAACTAAGATTATATTTATAGTCCTGGTCGGGACTCCTGAAAAGGTATACAACTTTATCCCTGTCGCAATGGATCGCGTTTGACACGATCTGGATAACAATccgggtccaggcgcccggatcaagAAAGTCAACCTTCTATTGACTTTCGATCCTGGTCTTTcgctccggttctgctcgccttGGTCCGAATCTTTTGCTCCGGGGtcactcgtttgggtgatctcggccatccggaataggactcgcccaaacccaacttccgaacttcgagcaatcttccgctccggcttctcgtctctcagaaaCGCTCCAAGCCTCCTTTTTATCCGCCCGCGTACTTTCCCGTaatacctcgtccctcggacgcatcgagctccgttggctctctcctgcatcgtccttctcgctagttgcgtctttcgctcgactttctgtgttcTTAAATTTATACACACTTAAAAACTTTATGGGTTCTTAAATTCATATACACTTAATATAAGGTTAAAGACTAATATGACATAACCTGACTTAAttaatcatattaaaaattaCCTTAGACTACTAATATTTTATACAAGAATATTACTGTCAATATATCTATGATTAATTTCTAATAAGTATGGAATGTCATTATTTCAATTCCTCCTTACATCCATTGTTGTTGCCGGATTAGGTTTTTAAAACTCTAGAGGTGTGTTGTCAATTCTAAAGCTAATaggttttttttgaaaaatgaccATTTTCCCAAGTTTTTTTTGGTTGAAAAATCAGAGCTATAAACAAACAAAAGGAAAGGAAACAGATAAATAGAAAAAGGGAAAACCAAAATCTCGTTTCTTTTATTGTCTCCGTTCGTCTCTCCAGATCTCAGATTCAAGCTCGATCTCCGTCTCGATTGCGCACTCCTCCCGATTCGATCCGGGTTCATCAGCATTCACGCCTTCGATGCGCTGAATCTTCGCGAACGGCTTGGAATTAGGATCAGTTTGCGTCGTCAGAGCATTTCGATCCGTCACGGAGGAGTACGTCCTAGGGTTTTGGCTTGGTGAATCCGGTGGAATTGGGAGAGATTAAAGCGGCAGAGATAAGCGCAGATGGAGCAGCTGAAGACGATCGGGAGGGAGCTGGCGATGGGCTCCCAGGGCGGCGCGTGGGCGGGCCAGTCCAAGGAGTTTCTGGACCTGGTGAAGTCGATCGGAGAGGCGCGCTCCAAGGCGGAAGAGGACCGCATCATCCTGCGGGAGATCGAGTCCCTTCGACGCAGGATCGCCGAGCCCGATGTGCCGCGACGCAGGATGAAGGATTATATTATTCGCCTCGTCTACGCCGAGATGCTTGGCCATGACGCCTCTTTTGGCTACATCCACGC from Zingiber officinale cultivar Zhangliang chromosome 4A, Zo_v1.1, whole genome shotgun sequence includes the following:
- the LOC121972083 gene encoding GTP cyclohydrolase 1-like, which gives rise to MGALGSGCLDDLEGGAKWEEEATDLLASEAERALSIEEAVKALLQGLGEDHEREGLRRTPHRVAEAFRGGTRGYKQKAKDIVQGALFPEAGLNPGVGHAGGVGGLVVVRDINLFSYCESCLLPFSIKCHVGYVPSGGRVVGLSKLSRVADVFARRFQDPKRLASEVCAALQYSINPAGVAVSLQCWHMKFSHLCDSNFTHSTISDMQSWGTVLASSRSGVFKEGKNSLWDDFTSLLKVSGAIIEGGDTNHSHVSSWCPSRSLEVPMSNGDCARNFKNEKTSSTTAVSQASMVAAVASILHSLGEDTSRKELLGTPYRYVQWLLNFKSYNWGLDLNSLDICKVSSCVLKDGNVDSKNEMKTELSIPFFSLCEHHLLPFHGVVHIGYLTKQEGIYIERSALQQMVHFFACKLQVQERLTRQIAEAVYSNLNDGVMVVVEAHHNCMISRGIEKVGSNTATIAALGQFSSDPNTKAFFLQAIASNATSGV
- the LOC121972081 gene encoding pentatricopeptide repeat-containing protein At4g14050, mitochondrial-like, with product MPPLLTSSRPAAISLLRSSVRRRDPAACRHLHAHLIKSGVSRWPPYPTALLDAYAKSGLLSDAHRLFDESPHRDAVFYSSFLSALSNSDRPSDALLHFRRMVSADAVPPDGFIFATLAKACSRAGSLRLGKQVHAHFLSSLFHDDNVVKSSLVDMYSKCGAVVDARKVFDTIPEKNLVCWTAMVSGYASNGRKARALELFDQMPHRNIFAWTALISGFLQSGESFHAAKKFVEMRRQEVEIDNAFVLSAVIGAAADLATLQLGRQLHGLMWALGYESSFIVGNALVDMYAKCSDIDSARSVFLSLAVRDVVSWTTMVVGEAQHGRAEDALQLYDHMILAGVQPNGVTFVGLIYACSHAGLVQKGRELFDLMVEEHGIRPSLQHYTCLLDLLSRSGHLAEAEHVIESMPYVPDEAIWAALLSACMKHGDTPRSIRVADRLLSMDPKDPSTYILLSNAFAVAGVWESVVRVRKLMDDMEIKKQPGYSWIDLGKESCLFTAGEIPHDMRVEIVQLLDELAIEMRRRGYVPDARSVMHDLEECEKEQQLFLHSERLAVAFGLLKSIPGTTIRIVKNLRVCTDCHTVLKLISAITGRSIVVRDANRFHHFECGKCSCGDFW